From the genome of Candidatus Chlamydia corallus, one region includes:
- the sctR gene encoding type III secretion system export apparatus subunit SctR, whose amino-acid sequence MRSMFRVFLYFFTLSASCCFADASLYENSCPSRCQPTPTPANPNPVRVVQQPVVSPAPSYTPPVAADDVLPRDHLSDGSFSDTYPDITTQAIILIFLALSPFLVMLLTSYLKIIITLVLLRNALGVQQTPPSQVLNGIALILSIYVMFPTGVAMYKDARREIEANTIPQSLFTAQGAETVFVALNKSKEPLRSFLIRNTPKAQIQSFYKISQKTFPTEIREHLTASDFVIIIPAFIMGQIKNAFEIGVLIYLPFFVIDLVTANVLVAMQMMMLSPLSISLPLKLLLIVMVDGWTLLLQGLMISFK is encoded by the coding sequence TTTTTTACACTTAGCGCATCATGCTGTTTCGCCGATGCCAGTCTATATGAAAACTCCTGTCCTTCGCGTTGCCAGCCTACTCCTACCCCCGCGAATCCTAATCCTGTACGTGTAGTACAACAACCTGTTGTATCACCAGCCCCCTCGTACACACCCCCAGTGGCTGCTGATGACGTTCTCCCAAGAGATCATCTTTCAGATGGAAGTTTTTCGGATACTTATCCAGACATTACAACGCAAGCTATCATCTTAATTTTCTTGGCCCTTTCGCCCTTCTTAGTGATGTTACTCACTTCGTATCTAAAGATTATTATTACTCTAGTCCTTTTGCGTAACGCCTTAGGAGTGCAACAAACACCTCCCAGTCAAGTCCTCAATGGTATTGCACTCATCCTTTCTATTTATGTCATGTTCCCAACTGGCGTGGCTATGTATAAAGATGCTCGCAGGGAAATCGAAGCCAATACGATTCCTCAAAGTCTCTTCACTGCACAGGGTGCTGAAACAGTTTTTGTAGCTTTAAATAAATCTAAAGAACCCTTGCGTTCTTTCCTAATTCGCAATACTCCAAAAGCACAAATCCAAAGTTTTTATAAGATTTCACAAAAAACATTCCCTACAGAAATTCGAGAGCACCTTACCGCATCTGATTTCGTAATCATTATTCCTGCTTTTATTATGGGGCAGATAAAAAATGCTTTTGAAATTGGTGTTTTGATCTATCTACCTTTCTTTGTTATTGATTTAGTGACTGCTAATGTTCTTGTAGCGATGCAGATGATGATGTTATCCCCTCTCTCGATTTCGTTGCCTTTAAAGTTACTTCTAATAGTCATGGTAGACGGATGGACATTACTGCTCCAAGGACTTATGATCAGCTTTAAATAA
- the sctS gene encoding type III secretion system export apparatus subunit SctS, with protein sequence MLAFFATSFKSVLFEYSYQSLLLILIVSAPPIILASIVGIMVAIFQAATQIQEQTFAFAVKLVVIFGTLMISGGWLSNMILRFAGQIFQNFYKWK encoded by the coding sequence GTGTTAGCTTTCTTCGCAACTAGTTTCAAATCTGTTCTTTTTGAGTACTCTTATCAGTCCTTATTACTGATTTTGATTGTTTCGGCACCCCCGATTATCTTAGCTTCGATTGTAGGGATTATGGTCGCAATCTTCCAGGCAGCAACACAAATTCAAGAGCAAACTTTTGCTTTTGCAGTAAAGCTTGTCGTGATTTTTGGGACCTTAATGATCTCTGGAGGATGGCTTAGCAACATGATCTTACGCTTTGCGGGTCAGATTTTCCAAAACTTCTACAAATGGAAATAA